One window of the Vigna radiata var. radiata cultivar VC1973A chromosome 1, Vradiata_ver6, whole genome shotgun sequence genome contains the following:
- the LOC106764213 gene encoding 40S ribosomal protein S7 has product MYTSRKKILKDKDAEPTELEETVAQYLFDLENTNQDLKSDLKDLYINQAIQMDVANNRKAVVIYVPFRLRKAFHKIHLRLVRELEKKFSGKDVILITTRRILRPPKKGSAVQRPRTRTLTAVHDAMLEDVVYPAEIVGKRVRFRIDGSKIVKVFLDPKERNNTEYKLETFSGVYRKLTGKDVVFDYPGTEA; this is encoded by the exons ATGTACACTTCGAGGAAGAAAATTCTCAAGGATAAGGATGCAGAGCCCACTGAACTTGAAGAGACAGTTGCACAG TATTTATTTGACTTGGAGAATACCAACCAGGATCTGAAAAGTGACTTGAAGGATCTCTATATAAATCAAGCAAT TCAAATGGATGTGGCCAATAATCGCAAGGCTGTAGTCATCTATGTGCCTTTCAGATTGAGAAAAGCATTCCACAAGATTCATCTCCGACTTGTCAGGGAGTTGGAGAAGAAATTTAGCGGGAAG GATGTTATTTTGATTACCACAAGGAGGATCTTGCGTCCACCAAAGAAGGGCTCTGCCGTTCAGCGTCCCAGGACCCGGACATTGACTGCAGTTCATGATGCCATGCTAGAGGATGTTGTATATCCTGCAGAGATTGTTGGAAAAAGGGTCAGATTTAGAATTGATGGCTCAAAAATAGTGAAG gTTTTCTTGGATCCCAAGGAGCGCAATAACACCGAGTACAAGCTGGAGACATTTTCTGGAGTTTACAGGAAGCTTACTGGAAAAGATGTAGTATTTGATTATCCAGGCACAGAAGCCTGA